The window AGTGAGGAGCTGAGAGGAGAGAAGCTAAGGGTTACCTGAAGCTCACACAAGTGCATTTAATGTGTGGGAAAGCTCTTACCGTCAATTCTTTGCAGTAGGTCATTCTTCGGAAGTGAAATAACTTCCACAAATTCTAGGAGAGAAGAAATTAGTGATCAGTAGTAGTCCTGCTTCTTACTGTTTAGAAGGGGACCTGGCCCTAGTGCTCATCACCAATCCGAAAGCTGTGACGCTTCATGTATTGCAAAAAGGCCCATGAAATGGGGGAAGGCAGTGACCTGGGGCCACTAAAAACCAGGTTTGgcagaaagaaactggaaaagagcTGGGAACAACAGTGTAGCTGACAGCTATGGAGGATAAGAATCCTGAAAGGAGACCTGCTCCTTTCTGAGAACGGAAAATTCACTGTCGAACTGGAGTTTTGTTTGGCTTATACTGGTACAGTAATGGATTGTAGATGTGTTTGAAGACCAAAACGGCCCAGGGACAAAGGGTTTGCTCTTGGTGAATTGGTGTTGGCTTACACCTCCCCTGTCTATCTGAATTAGTTGTCTTTGGAGCTTGATCTACAGCTGTTGTGGATTCAGGAATTTGTGTTTCCTGAGATACTGGTGCTACAAATGCAATACTTGTAGATAACTGACACGATAATGCCCCACAGGAATTTTCATGTCTAAGCCAAAGTCAATTTCATGCGCGTTTGATTAGGGTCAGGAGATTAACCAATCCCAAAATAGTTTTAACTGACATTTTCTAAGTAAAACTTGCTGTACGAAGACCACACTTGACTGTACTGCCAATGGGAGCACAGTTCCCTGACGTACCTCCATCATCtgcaagtaaaagaaaacaattgtaGTAAGTTAAGGGTTTTGAAATACACTATAGAGTTTACAACTAAACCCTATTTTGACAGTCAGTGAGTGACAGTGTAGTTACTCTGAGGGTCAAGCCACAACTAAGAGGAATATCCAGGTTCACAAGTGCTATGGCCCTCACCTGAAGTTTAGCACCTAAATTTCTCATTCTGGTTGTGCCAATATCTGACACTTAACACAGATGTTTCTTGTGAATTCCACAAAGAAACATGTCTCTGCTTATCCAGACTGCAGGGTATGATCTAAAGGACCTACAGCATCTAAATCAGCTGGGACAGAACAGATGCAGTGGTAGGGATAGTTCTTCTAAACACATCCTTTTGTTATCTTCTccagattttcaaataaatggtACAAAACTCACCAAGTTTTTGCTTAGGTCTTGTATTCTCAGCCTCATCTCCGTTAATGGTGACGCTCACAATGTGTGTCGTGCTGTTTGACAAACCTGGGTCCAAGCAGAGAGCTGCCAACAAGCACATgtagattttaatttattgaaaGCAGAACTCATGCACCTTGACATTTTAACAAAAGCTTTCACATCTGGTATAATGCCAGAGCATGTATTTGGCACATGTTCGTGCTGGAAGAGTTGTGAAAAGTTTGGTTTCacattgtcctggtttcggctgggataatgtcaattttcttttcagtaggtgtgcagtgctgcattttggagttagtatgagaataatgttgataacacactgatgtttcagttggTACAAAGTAATGTTTACGCTAAGTCCAAGGGCTTTCCAGTtgctcaggccctgccagcgagagggctggagtggcacaagaagccaggaggggacacagccaggacagctgaccccaactggccagtgggatattccataccgtatgatgtcatgcccagtatataaactggggggagctggctgggagcgACCAATTGATGGCTGCTCAGGGCCTGTCTGGTCACCAGTCGGCGGGTGGTACGtagttgtattatttttttcccatcttttggattttattcctctctctccctacccttttcattacaattgttattattacattttatttcaattattaaattgttcttacttCAACCCATGAGTTGTACCTTTTTTCCAATCCTCCTCGCCATCCCGCTTAGGGgaggggagtgagcgagtggctgcatagtacttagttgctggctggggttaaaacaGGACACACATTCTTAAAAGTAATGTTTTTGAAACTCTCAGCTCTTTTCTGGATTCCTTGTAAGACTTGTTTTCAGCAGCTAGGTTTACTTCCCATTCCACAGACTGAAGATTAAACTGTAATTCCCTTACAGACTTCCTCAGTCTATTAGAGTCTTAATTTTGCCATCACCTGTCTCCATCTCTCTCAGTCCCCTGCATGCAGTTGTACCTGATAATCAAAAGCCAAGTCTCAACACGAATGACTGAAATCATATGTAAGCTGTCTCACCTTTCTAccttttcaagttttatttatgATCCTTGCTTtgccttcattttgttttgatttatgtaGGAAGCGTGGATTGGCAACAATCACGTTCCAAAGGATCTCTGGATTCACTCAGATtattctctcctttcttctttgtggTTGGAAAGCTGAGTAGTGTCACCTCCCTACAGCTGACATTAGGGTGACCTCCACTCAGACTGCATCGTGCAGCTATTTTTTCTACCCAAGTTCATGGATGCTGTTCACAGTTGAGACCTTTATACTAAAATGCCAAATCACACCCTGAATAATTGGGTTTTGTGTAAAGAATCTTAATTAACACCAAATTTTTCCCTATAGACGTAAAACTTTTACTTTAGTcttatatttttaacagaagttCAGCAACTGATGCATCAAGGACCAAAGCCTCACTGGTACAGCCATGGGATACTACTCCGCTAATCTGCacagatttttcctttggtttagAGCATTTCAGACCTTTAAAGTACCCATCAAAGACAGAATTAGCTTTgggtgggaaaataaaaaaagcaaagacctGGAGTACATTCAACAACTTCCCCCTTGTACCCGgtttcttcctccagctcccgCAATGCAGCACTCTCTGCAGTCTCGTTTTCCTCGATGAGGCCTGTGAGACAGGTAatacacaacaacaacaactgaAAAGGGAGCACTTAGCTGCAATACCCATCCTGAGCTCTAATCCAGCTTTATGGAAGAGGTGAAACACCCTCACTACCCTATTTTTACAGAGGGATAAACTGAAGTGTTAGGAAGGGTTCCAGTTCCCGGATTCATCGTGCTGATGCCCACATCTTCTGATTATCTACAGAAGCATGCTACCTTCCCAGGAAATGGCAATAATGTTCTCATGAGGGAAAGAAGCTTTGACTCTTAGAGGAAGGAGGAGTGGAGGAAAATGTAATATTCTACTACCAGACTACTGTGCAAAGTGTCTCCAGTCTGCTACAATGAGCTCATTTCGCATTCTTCATTATCAAGTATTCCTATTTCTGAACAGCACACCAAGCTACAGAGCTCACCATGGTTTTCTGCTTAGAGCTGCTTCACTAAGATCGACACTCCAAGCACATCTAAACACACTTAACTGTCAGCTTTATGTGACTCAAGGTTTCGGTCACTTACCTGCAGGAAATTCCAAGCAATAGCTGTTAATTGGGGGCCTGAACTGTTTCACTAGGACAATGCAGTCGTAGTGGAGAGTTCTCTGTAGCACAGCTATCACTGCTACACCTACAGACAGTGACAGAAGACACAAGTACATAGAATTGGAATACAGCAGAAAGTGAGTATTTAGTGTTAGATCTGGAAAGGAACCCAAGCACTGTTACTCTGAGCATTAAACGTTTAGGTGCCTGCTCCAGAATCCTGAACGATGAATTTAAGCTCCTTATATCATGTGTGGTAAGACATAAAAGCCCAAAAAGGAATCTTCAAAGTACCCCAGCAAACAGGAGGCACACATGCCAAGCAAGACCAAGCCTCAGCCCACCAGTACCTTGGGAAGGGCTCTCTTGCCTGCAGAGACTGTTTGGAAGTCACGGTATGGAACCCCATCCTACACTCCTCACATGGCTAAATCATGTCCCTCTTTTGTCCAAAGAGAGCTCTATCCCTAGCCCCTAACAGCAGACCCCACTCAGTCTGTGCGGTGCTCTGTATCAGGGCAACCATGATGTCTTTGAAATGACTCCTGTTCTGAAGTGAATAAAATGATCTTGGGAAAACACTCCCACCAGGAAGCTCCTGATTCTTCAGCACTTAAGTTACCATTTCATTAGCTTAGGGGTACAGCAagctctgctgagctctgctgctgctgttctgcatccTCATTCACTCAGAAACAGATCGGCTCTACCTCTGCACAGTGAATTTATCAGAAGAACTTTCACgggaagaaatgcaaacaaaacaagtcaCCAACATCTTACCATCAGCTGAAACTCCCTTTTTGTTGCCAGTACGCTTTACAGTTTCCCAAGTTCTGtttaacacagagaaaaaaaccaaatatatACGTAAGTTGTCTTCTACCCTTGCACCTGACCGGCTCACAGATACACTATTAATAGAAGGCCAGTCTGTTTTTTAAGTTCAAATTTtgacaaaatatgtaaatatgtatagtgaaaaacaagaagtaATTTGAAAACCAGAGGATGTCAATTAATCCTTGCAAACAGTTAACAAGACGTGGCCTTGGGAGACGGAATACATATCATAAATACTTCAAGCCAAGAAGTAACATGACAAGCTCAAGaagaaccaaatggttaatgagaataaacagaaaattacttgaactgtGTGTGAACTAGCTTAATCAGCATTCTAAAAGGTCCGCCCTCGAGCAAAGAAAGCCCCTTACTAACAAAGCCCTCTCCCTACAAAACatgagaggtgaaaaaaaaagaagaatgctGTACCTTTAAACGGAGATGAGGCTTGTAAGAACCAATGAGACTTCAGTGTGACTAAACTTAATTGTAAAtaattgttcaaagtgtataaaatgttttactgtgtgTTAAGAGGTGAGCTAGTTTTTGTGTATTACCACCTAGCTCCCTCCTTTGCACAAACTAGAGTAAAAAGATAGAAATACCTCAACTCAAGTGTGTGAACTGGCGCTGTGCACTTCTGGGACAAGACCCTTGctactttcatttaaaagcaaaatatactgTCACACAGTGAGGCCCCATAAGAACGCAGCTGGCCTTAGGCATGCCCTGTCACATACCGGAACTATAAAATGTCTGTAGTATGATTTTGGTTTGTCTACATAAAGGAGGgatagagaaaataattaatgacTGCTTAAAGATGACTAAAAATAAGGGAAAGATGTAAATGATTGTCACAGAACAGGCAAGTCTTTCCTGTAAATgtgtaaaataaagcaatttatATATGAAACATgtcagattttgaaataaaattttgtaacAAGACCATGTACATTCTACCTTTTATCTTGCTTCTGTATAAGGTTTATAGTGTAAGTTACTGTGAACTCTCAGCTCAGTTACTTGTGCACACAAGTAGCATCCAGGCAATGAAGACCAAAGCTGCTCTCTCAAAATAAACAATGGGatgagtaaaaaagaaaaatccaccaGCAATAAAAATCCTTGCACAAAAGCTCCAATCAGTGCTATTCTTTAAAAGGATACTTTGCTGATTAATTGGGAAGGCCTTAGAGAAAGAAATCACTACAAAATCTAACACGTTAAGGGGAGGGAAGTAAAGCCATGTTGTTACATCTagataaatacagcaaaactaAAGCATAGAAAAGAACTGGACAGGCGTGATAATATACAAGAGGACAGTAATTTGTCAGCAGTATGCAAGATCCAGCACCATCAGCAGGGAAAAAGGAGCCCTCGATGAAGCGCCAGAAAAGCCGTGAGACAGACTGGTCATCGCAGTGCTGCTGCATAGCTAGAACTTGCTTTTGCATGGCATTGTTAAAAAGGAGCATCGTTACAAGGTACTGGAAACGCAAGGTAAACCAGGGTCCTGTGTGCTCAAAAGCATTTAGGAGCAAATTTGATCCCACATGCTAGCATGCCTGCtacaggaagattttttttctctctacagTAAGAACTATAACGAAATTGCACAATGAGATCTCATCTTGTGTTGAGTAATAGGTTTGTAACTCTGTATCCTCCAGCCTGGGGGTGGTCCGTATAACGGGGAACATCACAGGaatctgaaatttcagaaaggCAATTACCTGGTTTTACCAAAGGGATCAGTGTAAGTTGTTTCTTCAAGCTTCAACCATTTTCTTTCTACAATTACCTAAAATAAAGAATTCTTTGTTAAACACATTATAAGATTAATCCCAAAGATAACTTGGGGCTAAGGGGagaaacacaattatttttggATTCTCTTGAAGCAAAATCTCAGCATCAGAACACACGCAGGAACACACAACATTCCTACAGCTAACCTGGAAAAAATCCTATTTACCCTAAGTTGTTGAAAAGGTATAGAAAATAAGTCCAGTAACTTTTCTTAGTGTGACTTTGATAACCAAGTTTCAATGAATTCAATGGGATTTTATGTACTGAAAAGTCATCATCTTTTTAGAAGGATTTTGCAAAGGTCATAGttcagctgaagaagaaaaagggtcACTGGTCTGCACAGACTGTAGCTCCTCTAGTCATCGTGAGTGCCCACTTATCAGAGAGCATGGCCCGACAGCTAAGCATGCAAGACTAAAAAGCAAACGATTTTGAAACTTTCCCTGCCACGATCTCAAGACCGTGGCCTTGCataactgctgttttctgtaaccACGGGCAGCGATACATACCTGCCCTTTTAGGATTTCTGAGCACTGCTGAGTGCTCGGCATCACtacaaaatgtcttttctgaGCTAAGTGACTTTATTTGCTCTGCGACGTTACCTTCCATGTAATTCCTTTAAAAGGCAAACATTCCTAGCTATTAGCCCAGCAGTTTACTTCTTCTAACTTGTATTTTAAGCTTTGCTGAAGGTGTAGGCAGACAAGAAGCCTATCTCCAGAATTTATATCAATTTGGCCATAGGTCTGACCACAGAAATGAGAAGTAATCAGTAAGATGAACAAATCACTTCTTACTGTCTAATGAGACACACTGCTGACAGCAATAGAGCAAGCACaagcaaagggaagaagaggacctgggaaaaaaaattacaaaattgaATTGCAGCAAAAGGATGACGTCTGACAGGTCATTCACATGGCTGGCACACCACTATCCTCTAGTGCAGGACAAGGAACAAATAGGGCCCATGTGGCCATGGAGGTCTTGGACTTAAAAGTGAGAGATTCACCAACTCAAAAAAGAATATAGAGAAATGAAATGTAGTATATCATGCAGCTATAAGTAGGGTACGGAAACACAGTACAGCATCAGCTGGAGGCAGAAAGACAAATCAGAAGTGATTCATGTGTCCAGTAAATTAGAACTGAGATGGATAAACCCACATAATTCTTAAAATGTGCTcttcaaaacaattattttgatAGGCAACTGGCATAACAATAGTATTCCTATGGTTGTAAATGTGGCTACACATTTTTTACACTTAAAAGttttggcatttattttggaaagtaCAGTATTTCCATGTAAAAGAAATTGGACAAGGAGAGCTATATGTTCTCAATAAGGTTTTCTAATGGCTTTGTGGTCACAAAAACAGAGCTGGAAGGGACACGATGAAGAATATTATGCTCATTACGGGTACAAGAAGTAATTCCATTTAGAAGCATTCAGGTATATTGTAAATAGCTTTGTATTCACTCCTAAATCACTGCAGAACTGGAGTACAGGAAGATCCACaagaaaaatagatgaaaatCACATTCCATTGGTTGTCCAAGGAGgggaatatatatttttcagttaagtAAACAGCCAAATATTTTGTgttaatcaatttttttttttaaacattgcaGAGAACACAAAGGACTACATTACTGATCATGGTCCCATATTGCTGCAGCATGCGACAGAACTGGCAGATCATTACCCCTGTCACCAAGTTACCATTTGCTaagcagaaaggggaaaatggcTGAAATCAGAACCACAGTACTGTCCCCAGGAatcttagaggaaaaaaaatccccagtcTGTAAGAAATTAGACATGTCTCAAGtctaaaaagacaaaaaaaaaaaaaagaacaaaagtagGCTTTACGTatacaaaacaaacaatgtGAAAGTATCAGATATTCTTAGGTATAGCTCTTCGCCTCTACTGTCATGGggcaataattaaaaagtactATAGGACATGCAGCATAAACCTTTACAATGGAAGTGGTTTCACAACCTTCTAAAGTAAGATGAAACTCCTGTTGCTAACAACCTACAGggtgagaaaaaagaaagttgccAAGTTTccctggaagaaaaagataaatttatcACCTGCCTCATTGGGTGCATAATTAAAACCTGCAGAAGCTGCCCTAGAAGCAAAACTTCTGCTTTGCTAAATCCCCTATTTAGGGCCTAAAGACATTTTGCAGAATGTGTGGCACTTACTCTACTCAGTTTTAGAAtgagttatttttattgctttatctATTAATGTGATAGCAAATAACATCTGCTTTTGCTTACAGCAGCCTGGTTGTGGGCTCCCAGAAGCAGGAAGAAGGAAGTAAGATCAGTCACCACTTTCATGGAAGAAGTGGaaaaggttgcccagagcagctgtgggtgccccatccctgggggtgctcaaggccaggttggatggggcttggaaCAACCttggctggtggaaggtgtccctgcctgagGCACAGGGGTTGGAACTAGttgatctttaaggtcccttccaacccgaaCCATTCCAtagttctatgattctaagataTTCCAACATCAGACCATGTAGTTACTGAAGAGTTACAGAATCACTTTTAATGTGAGGGCCACTGGCAGAGGCATGGTAAATACTCTCCTGTATTAATCCCActaaatgactgaaaaaaataaacagcttaaAATATGTAAGATCTTATTACAAACTTCCAATGCCATCAAAAAGTACAACAATCCAAAGGAGAAGAACAAAGAGACattagagtaaaaaaaaaagtaaaaagaggataaaatgaaaatattacctGCAAAACCACAGGTCTTAATAAAAAACCCGAAAAGCTTACAAAAATGAAACCGTTTATGCTTGCAAaatattcatattaaaaaaaaccacccataAATATATCCCAGCAATGTGAGTCTCTCTTTTCCTGATGAAGTTTTGGTACCTTGAAACCTAAAGAAATTACAAGACTGTTCATTCCAAGGAAGGAACACTGGAGAAAAGAAACTACATTTGCATTATAACAACCATGTGATGCTGTTGCCAAACCTGCCTTTAACACCAAAGATTAACTTTTAAGAATTCACTTAAAAGAGAGCAGAAACAAATACAGGCAGTTCAAATTATGGTGAAATCGCTCCTAATAAGCACCCAGAAATACCTCTAAATTCCTTCCTCAGGACCTGACATTTTCTGATTCTGTGAAGATGCAAGcacagtatttttgaaaaaatcttaCTACCTCCTTACTAATGTCTTTAGAACAAGTGTCTAAATTCAAACCCTTTCAGAAAGCAACAAAGAAGGTATAATCCTAAATGTTAAGGAAACTCTTAGTGGTTCATCATcttaaaggaacagaaaacaaggCTATTTCATGACCCACCAATTTGTATAGTCTCTCAGAGGTATCAGTATTATTCTCGAACACTGAAACTAGACTGAGCAGACAATACAAGAAAGAGATGCAAAatcaaaaaaagaagcagcagcttaaAATAATGCAACACTGTACATTTCTCTCTGCCCATTGGTAATTTGTATGATTATTTCATCAAAGAGAAATGCCACCTTCTTTAAACTCTCTGACCACCAGGAAGAAGCATTTTGTCTATTGAGTAGATTTTTACAGAAGTACAGCATACATAGCATTTCTTACTCTGCCCTCACAAACATATTGATCAGTCTCAAATAACTTACTTAACAACAGAATATGTGTCAACCCAAGCATGTTATACCTCTTCTTTAAGGACGAATTGTCTAGCAGTTTTTGGAACTTCTGTGGATGTCTCAGCTGCCATTTTCAGGAATGTCAGGCTTTCCCCCTTCTGTGCAAAGTCCAGATTACTATGAAACAAAGTCAATATTTGCTTTCAGAGTAAAGTTAAAAGGTTCATTTCTGCATTCTAGATTAACAAATAAAACTTGCTGGAGAAAGTTAGGGACACGTGATGGCAAGTGCAATTCCTATTTTCAGCTCCACCTGATGGTTTCAGAGTCAATCAAAGGAGAAGCGGCAGTTTGGGTCAAATCCCTGACTTCAGTCCTGTCAGCTGCCAAGCAGCTACTGGCTGAAGACACCCTCCCTAATTATTCCAGGGtcacacacagagacaaaacTGATCCAGTCCAATTGTTTCATTCTGATCTAGGTGAAGTGCTCTGTCAACACAGTGTTGCCACAACAGGGCTACACACTCCACtgtgaaagtggaaaaaaaccttatACCAAGAGGACTTCAGCAGTAAAACCTGCCTGCTATTGAGAAAGAATCAGAACTAGAACCTACCTCCACCTTACACGCATCAAAAATAAACACGTAAATGACTCAATCCTCCCACAAAAAACCAAGGTCAAAAAGTCACCTGTGTGTCACAATTCTAGGTGGCACGTGGAATTAGCATGACCAAAGCATGGCAGTTTCTCTTACTGGGAATGCTGTGGCTAACACCGTGCAAAAGGCAGTTAATGCATGGCCAGAGCAAGGCTCTGCACCTGCATCAATGCCTCGGCCTGCACCCTAATGCTCCCTAGAAACCTAAGATCGTCTCAACCCAGTTCTACCTGAAAGGCACACCAGGGAGCAGCAAAACATGATGCATCAGAGATTCACCATTAGTCCCTGCCTCACTGCAGAGCTATGGCGCACTTTCAGCACGGAAACTCTTATTCCAAGGAAGCTCGTCTCTGATACCAAGCTTCAGTACTCAAGTCCTGAAAATCTGCATGAATCACAAGCAAAAAGACAGTGCAAAGAAGCAAACCAGTTTAAGTGTTTAAAGAAGAGATGAGATAATCTCAAAGATCACTATCATTCTCAGTGCTGATGGTCATAAAGTTTCCACAAAATCaacagtatttcttctgttgaCTTCAACTAGAGTTTAATAAGGCTCTGTGGGGTCCCTAGCAATGAAACCAGAACCGAGTGATCACCTTCTCTGTCACACCCAATTTTAGCGCTTGCATTTTTTGCTTCATCTTTATCCTTTTATGATAACATCTACTGCCTATTTGTGAAACACTTCAGAATATGTGGCAACAGTCACCTTTCTTACATATTAGATTTGCATTTAATTCCACAAAGTAGTTAAAAGGAACTGGTagtacaaaatatttctggttatCGGCAGGATTAAAACCAATGTACAAAAATCCATTTCCTCAGCATGTACACAGGGCAGGCTCCTTCTTAAGTCTCAAGACAGTCTCGTTGGATGAAGTAGGTCATAGTAGTCAAATGGTCAAGTCATTTTTATGTAACGTAAGTCCTGAAAAAGGACCCTGAACTATTAAACCCAATtctgttatttcagaaatatgttCTATAATCCTTTCTTAAAGCACTGAAGCTTCACCTTAAAACTACATAGATTTACTATCTACCTTACTACTATTTGTATGAAAAACTGTTCTAGAACCTCACATGCTTATCTTCCAATTTCTATGTCATGCTAGTTCAGTTGGCTGTTCCCCATTTGTTCTTGAGTCAGTTATGTCTCATATTCCCTTCAAAGAGCTGTAGCTGGACAACGGCCATGGTCTTTTGCTGTGACTAAAATACAAGATCAAGCTTTCCACCAACCTTACGCAAAAGAAGTACAGCGCAGCACAGCAGTTCCAAGGGGTTCCTGGTCAttcagaggaaacaaaggggaCTCTCTGTGATGCCTGAAGTATACagctttaaaattataaaaaccTACCTCACATACCTAGCTACAACAAATTCCCCTCCTATGTTTGGAAAGACTTATAGCCTTTTTGATCGACAATATATCAAGAGAGTAGATAGTGAACCATATTCCTgttcaacttttttcttttcttttcttttttttttttttttgatagggCTGAATAAGTCTGCCTTTTTTAGTCTCCCCTCACAGGAAATCCCATTCCATCGATCATACTAACCCTTCCACATAAGCCTGCAAGTATCAGTGTATGTTTCCAAAACACAGATCATCACAACTGTACCCTAAATCCCACAAGCACCTATAGTAATGGTTTGTACAACAGCATTAATACTTAGCTATATCAGTTACAAATACATACTAAATAGAACCTCATCTAATAGAAGAAGCTGGTTTTACACAACTTGCTCTCTTCTGCAGTGGACAGACTCAAGGGTAGCTTgtgaattaaaataacaaaaatttacACCGCTTCAGTCGTTTGAATTACCACTAAAATCTAAAACAAGCGAACACGAGAGCTCATCTATCTCAGCCTCTGTAGTTTTGATCTCCTCCACAAGTGGGTGCAATAACTCTACGTGtaagtgacattttaaacagttcaccaaaaaagtatttttttccaaattcagttGACTGTAGACAAGTGAGAATTTCTGCTGTTAGAAAGCTGCAACATCGTTCAGTTAAATGAAGGGTGCAATTCCGGTATCTCACATTAGTCATACTGTCAAGGGTGGCAACACCTTTTGTTCATCAAAAtcagcagcaactgaaaattaaacttGCACACTACAATGTCAAGTTTCTAAAGCCCTATGTTAGATTTCAGAATAGACCTTGTCTTGCAGCCCTCAGACAG of the Falco cherrug isolate bFalChe1 chromosome 5, bFalChe1.pri, whole genome shotgun sequence genome contains:
- the NUDT5 gene encoding ADP-sugar pyrophosphatase isoform X2, producing the protein MAAETSTEVPKTARQFVLKEEVIVERKWLKLEETTYTDPFGKTRTWETVKRTGNKKGVSADGVAVIAVLQRTLHYDCIVLVKQFRPPINSYCLEFPAGLIEENETAESAALRELEEETGYKGEVVECTPALCLDPGLSNSTTHIVSVTINGDEAENTRPKQKLDDGGTSGNCAPIGSTVKCGLRTASFT
- the NUDT5 gene encoding ADP-sugar pyrophosphatase isoform X1; protein product: MAAETSTEVPKTARQFVLKEEVIVERKWLKLEETTYTDPFGKTRTWETVKRTGNKKGVSADGVAVIAVLQRTLHYDCIVLVKQFRPPINSYCLEFPAGLIEENETAESAALRELEEETGYKGEVVECTPALCLDPGLSNSTTHIVSVTINGDEAENTRPKQKLEFVEVISLPKNDLLQRIDELVAEEHIAVDARVYTYALALKRAAEKPLQVPFMKF